The genomic window TGATGCTCCAGGTGCGTGATGACGATCTCGTCGCCCGGGCCCAGGTGCTTGCCGCCCCACGCGTAGGCCACCAGGTTGATGGCCTCGGTGGTGCCGCGCACGAAGATGTTCTGCTCCGCCTTCTCGGCACCGATGAACCGCCGCACGGTCTCGCGGGCCTCTTCGTAGGCATCCGTGGCCCGCGCGGCCAGCTCGTGTGCCGCCCGGTGGATGTTGGAGTTCTCGTGTGCGTAGAAGTACGAGATGCGGTCGATCACCGACTGCGGCTTCTGGGTGGTCGCCGCGTTGTCGAACCAGATCAGCGGCTTTCCGTTGATCGTCTCCTTGAGGATCGGGAAGTCCTCGCGCACCGCGTTGACGTCGAACACCTCGTGGTCGTCGGTCAATTGCGGAACGGGGTCCGACGCCGTCAGGAAGTGGTAGGTGTAGTCCTCACCGGCCAGACCGTTGAGCGCCTCGGGACCTGCGGGTGGGGCGTCGGACCAGTTGAGGTCGACAACCGGCGGCGCCTCGGGCGACCAGCCGAGCCCGGAATACGGCGCCGAACCACGTGGCGCCGCCGGTGCCGTCGGCTTGGCCGGACTCGAGGCCCCGGCCAGCACGCCAGGCGTCGTCGAAACGATGCCCTGGGTGGGTACCGCGAACGCGCTGAGGTCGGCGATGCCCGGCGGTAGGTAGGGGTCGCCGATGCCGGCGGCCGCCTCCGCCGCCGACGGCCCGGACGTCGTGTCGGGCACGCTGCCCCGGGGAGCGACCGGCACCGCGTGGGGTGGCGGTTCCGGTTCCGGAGATGTCGGAGCGGGGACGTATATGTCGGTGACACCGAGCAACGGGACGGGCGCCGAATACAGATCGGCGCTGCCCACAGCGGTCTGCCCAGCCGAGGTGGCAGCCGTCGCGTCCGGCACGCCGCCGCGCGGCGCAACGGGTGCCGTCTGTGGCGGGCTATCCGGACCCGGCCGGATGCTGGCCGCATACAGCTGGCTGGCCAGCGCCGCGATTTCCGCGGCGTTCAAGGGCAGGTCGCTTTCGGCGTCTACCGACCGGTACTCACTTGTACTCATGGAACTGGTCCACAGCGACGTCGTCGAGCACGGCGAGAGCGTCGTCAGTGAGGACAGCCAAGGAGGTGTACAGAGTCACCAGGTACCGGGCGATCGCCTGCTGGTTGATGCCGGTAAACCGCACCGACAGACCCGGCGCCTGCTCGCCTACGAGGCCCGGCTGGAACAGGCCGACGACGCCCTGACGCTCCTCACCGGTGCGCACCAGGATGATTTTGGTCTTGCCGTCCTCGAGGGGCACCTTGTCTGATGGAATCAGCGGAATACCGCGCCAGGTGATGAACTGCGCGCCGAACAGGCTGACCACGACCGGCGGCACGCCGCGGTACGTGGCCTCGCGGCCGAAGGCGGCGATGCCCTGCGGGTGGGTCAGGAAAAAGCTCGGCGTCTTCCAGACCCGGGTGATCAGCGCATCCAGGTCGTCTGGCGTCGGGGCGCCGCCGAGAGTCTGGATCGTCTGCTCCGGGGTCACCTGCGCCAGCAACCCGTACTCCGGGCTGTTGATCAGCTCGAATTCCTGGCGCTCCTTGATGGTCTCGATGGTCAGGCGCAGCTGCTGGGTGACCTGGTCGTGCGGGCTGGAGTACAGGTCGGAGACCCGGGTGCTGACATCGAGCAGCGTGGAGATGTTTCGCAGCGTGTACTCGCGGGGGCTGGTCTCGTAGTCGACGAACGTCTCCGAGAGCGGCGTGTCGCGAGCGGCGCCTTCCTGAGCCGTGACGGCGACCTGCTCGGGGTTGACCACCCGGTTCACCCGGTAGATACCGGCCTCCACCGGCACGAAGCTGAGCAGATGCAGTAGCCACCGCGGGGTGATGGTCGACAGCTGCGGAACCGTCTTGGTCGCATTCGCTAGCTGCCTTGCACCGAGGTCGCCCAGTGCCTGAGACTCGTTCTGAGCCGAGGTCATGTTGATCCTTCCGTCGTCGAATATCTAGCGAGGGGCGTCGAACCGAAAGAGACAGGCCGATCGAGAGCACCGCGCTGGGCCGAGGCAAGTGTAAAACTCATCGTGAATTTTTCAACCACCGGGTCGTTGTTACTGGTCCGAGCGGTCCGGTCGGAATCATGCCCTATAGTGGGCGGCATGCACCACGCCGCACAGCCGCGCTTCGTTCCTTCGCGCTGCCTTGCCGTGGACTGTTGTCGCTGTTGTTGAATTCCTGACGCCCCAATTCTGACGTTGTAATCGTCGCGCTTTTTTTGCGCTGGCGGGCGGACAAGCCCGCGCGAACATTGGCGCGCCCCAGTCATTCCAGGAAGACAGCTATTTATGACCGTGTTATCCGTATCCAACCGTGCATTGGTACCGGTGACGACGCGTCGGCGCGTCGAGGCCCGTCCCGCGACCGATCTACCGACGATGACGCGGTACCGCGGCGGCACCTACTCGCACACCATCGACAAGATCGTGTTCGCCGACGGGAGCACCGCGCGGACCGATTTGATCAGGTTGCACCCCAACGTGGATGCCTACTCCCTGGACTTCGGCGGCATTGCCCCACACATTCCGTCGCGCTACCGGCCAGGCACCTGGTCCGCGCTGCCCCACCTGCGCGACCGGGACTACGAGGTCGAGGTGGACTGGATCCTTCGGCACTCGTTCCCATTGGTGACCACCGCCGAGCTGAGTCAAAGGTTGCGCGAGGCCGGCTATCCGCTCGGGCCGGCGAACATCAGCGACCACGAGGCAATAGCCGCCACCCAGGCCGCGATCTGGTATCTGACCAACGGCCTCGCCCTGGACACCCAGCCGCTGAATGTGCCTGTGGCAGAACACCGTAGCGCCGGAGGAGTGATCACCTTCGAGTTCGACGGCGAACCGCAACTCGGCGGCTACGCGGTGTGGACCGCCTCGGACAGCCCCACCACGTTGCGACTGCAAAAGTCCGCGGATGGGGTTGACTGGCGCGACGTGTCCGGTTCACAACTGACCACAGTCGCGGCCAGGGGTCGCTACCAGCGATCGCTCGGGGTGGGCAGCACCCTGTCGGCCAGCAGTCACGGGCACCACGGACGCGGCTATCGCCACTACCGGCTCATCGCGGAGGCCGAGGGCGGCACACCCCGAATCGGCCGCGTGCAGTTCTGGCTCACCGGCACCCGGCAGTACCGCAACACCGCCCGAGTCGTCCATCTGTACAACTACCTGCTGGCCGGCGCCCTCGAAGCCCACGTCGAAACCGAAGACTTCGGCCTCGACGACAGCCAGGCCACCGCCGCGGACGAACTCGTCGGACCATTCCGAGTGCATAGCCCACTGACGCTCGAGGTCACCGACGGTCACGCGCTGGTTGATGCCGACGGCTTCGCCATCGACGGGGTCCTCGAGCCGGGAGTTGATTTCTATCTCCGCCCCGCTCCGAGTACGACGTCGACAACGGTGACCGGGCGACCCCTGCACAGCTTCTCCGGCCGGGTCCTGACCGGTGTGGCGCCCGGCGCCCCCGACCAATTCACTCCCGTCGCCCTCGCGTTACCTTCTGACATTGCAATCCACTTCGAGATTCGCTGGAATGGCGACTGTGACCATTGCTGAAAACATCACCCAACTGATCGGCAACACCCCCCTGGTTCGGCTGAACCGGGTCACCGACGGAGCAGGCGCGGATGTCGTTGCCAAGCTGGAGTCGTTCAACCCCGCCAACAGCGTCAAAGACCGCCTGGGCGTGGCCTTGATCGACGCCGCCGAGGACGCGGGTCTGATTAGGCCGGACACCATCATTCTGGAGCCCACGAGCGGGAACACCGGCATCGCGCTGGCGGTGGTGGCCGCCGCGCGCGGGTACAAGCTGGTGCTGACCATGCCCGAGACGATGAGCGTCGAGCGGCGCAAGCTGTTGCGGGCCCTCGGCGCCGAACTCATCTTGACCCCCGGCGCGGAAGGCATGCCGGGCGCCATCGCCAAGGCCGAAGAGCTGGCCAAGACCGACCAGCGGTATTTCGTGCCGCAGCAATTCGAGAACCCAGCCAACCCGGCCATCCACCGCAGGACCACCGCCGAAGAGGTGTGGCGCGACACGGACGGCAAGATCGATTTCTTCGTCGCGGGCGTCGGCACCGGTGGGACCATTACCGGTGTCGCGCAGGTCATCAAGGAACGCAAGCCTTCGGTGCGGTTCGTCGCCGTGGAGCCGGCGGCATCGCCGGTGCTGTCCGGCGGGGAGAAGGGCCCGCACCCCATCCAGGGCATCGGCGCCGGGTTCGTCCCCCCGGTGCTTGACCTCGATCTGGTCGACGAAATCATCCCCGTCGGCAACGAAGATGCCATCAACTACTCCCGGCGGCTGGCCCGCGAAGAGGGGCTGCTGGCGGGCATCTCGTCGGGCGCGGCCGTTGTTGCCGCCCTGCAGGTGGCGCGCCGCCCGGAAAACGCCGGAAAGCTCATCGTGGTCGTGCTCCCCGACTTCGGCGAGCGGTACCTGAGCACGCCGCTGTTCGCGGACGTGGCCGACTAGCCATGCTGGCGGCGATACGGCAGGACATCCAGGCGGTCAAGGACAGTGATCCAGCCCGGCCGTCCACACTGCAGGTCATCGTCGCCTACCCCGGCGTGCACGCCATTTGGGGACATCGCATCAGCCACTGGCTGTGGAGCCGCGGCGCCAAGGTCGCCGCGCGCGGCCTGGCGGAACTCACCCGCATTCTGACCGGGGTGGAAATCCACCCCGGGGCAACCCTCGGCACCGGTTTGTTCATCGACCACGCCACCGGCGTGGTGATCGGCGAAACCGCGGAGGTGGGCGACGACGTCACGATCTTTCACGGGGTGACTCTCGGCGGCACCAGCTCCGATCCCGGAAAACGCCACCCCACCATCGGCGATCGCGTGATCATCGGCGCCGGCGCAAAGATATTGGGGCCCATCAAAATTGGCGACGACAGCCGGATCGGCGCCAACTCCGTCGTGGTCAAGGAAGTGCCGTCCGGCGCCGTCGTCGTCGGGGTGCCGGGGCAGATCATCAGCCGGGCCAAACCCGGCAGTCCGGACGACTCGCTGATGCCCGACCTCGTCGGTGTCAGCCTGCAGCAGCTGCTTACCCGGGTGGCCACACTCGAAGCGCAGTCCACCAACCACCAACAGAGCGGCCGCAACATCCGCCCGCCAGAGGCCGGGGTGTGGCACGGCGAGGACTTCTCGATCTGAGGATCGGGCCGGTAGACAAAGCGACGGCGGGGATCGCGGTTTAAATCACTTGTACCCCAAACCTTTTGCTACGCCCGTATGCACCTAGACTGAGCTGATGCAACAGTTCTCGCGGCGCCTGGTCGCTCGGCGCTGCCGCGCGGCGCACTGTTGCCATTGAGGTCCCGGCGCCCGTTCGGTGCGTCGTCCAATCTGCTTGCCTCTCATGCTCTTCAATGAGCTACCACTTATAGGCGTCGAAACGCCTACCGGAAACCATATTTCGAATCAGGAGATCGACATGACTGAAACCCTCGCGAGTCAGCCACACCTCAGCCCAGGACGCAAACCGGACATCCGGGCCCTGGACACCGCAATCGGCATCCTCGTCGGCTGGCGCCGGTACAGCGCGCACGCCGCCTTTCGGGAACTGATCTCGGTCAGCGAGCGGCACCGTGTCCCCGTCTTTGCCCTGGCCGGCGCCCTGGTCAGCCTCGCCAGCCGGGAGGACGACGTCCAGGGCGACATCGCCGCCCAACTCGCCGCCGAACGTGAGTGGGGCCTGACCTACCTGCTGTGAAGCTCGACCTGTGCAAACGAGTCGATCCAACGATGCGGTGGTCGCGGGGAATTGGGCTCTCCGGCCCGGGCCACCCCCAGCACCGACCAGCCGGCCGCGACCGCGGCGTCGAGTTCGTCGGGGTCGTCGGACAGGAACAGGATGTCCTTGGCGGGTAGGCCAATCGCGTGCGCGATCCTCAGGTAGGACGCGCTCTCCCGCTTGGCCCCTACCAAGGCCAGATCGAACCAGCCGCTGATCACGGAGGCAAGTTCTCCGCCGCGGGCATGGGCAAACCAATCCTGTTGGTTGCGCACCGAACCCGACGAGAAGACATGCAGCCCACGGCCGGCCATGTGCCAGGACAGCAACGCGGGCCGGACGTCGTCGAAGAATTCACCTTGCAGCGCTCCGTTGCGGAAACCTTCGGCACAGACCAAGCCCTGGGCCAACTTGAGCGGTTCTGCCTTGACATCGGAAGTCAGCCATTCGCAGAGGATTTCGGTGACCTCGGCGGCGTCGGCATCGGGTCGTTTCGCAAGTTTGCGAGTGTCGCTGATGACCGAATCGGCTGCACCGCCGCGGTTCTCGGCGAGCCACCGCGGAAGGTGCTGCCGGGTGTAGCCATACAGGCCATCGCGCACCGAACTCGTCGGGCTGGTGGTGCCCTCGATGTCGATGACGACGGCGGCGATCACGCTGTCAGCTGGTCAAGCGTCGGGAAATGTTCGCCGATCGGATCGCCGGTGAAATCGCCGATCCAACCGTCCTGCTCTTCGAAGAAGCGGATCGCGACGAAATCGGGTCGCGCCCCCATGTCGAACCAATGCCGGGTGCCCGCCGGGACCGAGAGCAGGTCGCCCCCATTGCACAGCACCGCAACGACTTCCGGCTCCAGGTGCAGATAGAAACAACCTCGCCCGGCGACGAAGAATCGCACTTCGTCCTCGGCATGCCGATGCTCGGAGCGAAATTTCTCGCGGGCGGCCCTCGCAGTGTCGAGCCATTCCGGATCGCCGGGAGCGGGCTGCAGCCGCGCGATGTCGATGTGTTGGTAGCGGCCCGTAAGATTGAGTTCCGCAACGTGGTCGCGATAGTGTGCCATGATCTCGGCCGTCGAGGTTTGCGCCCCGACGCCGGGGAGGGTAGGCCAGCGGTCGAACACGATACCGCGCTTGGCCAATTCCACCGCGATCAGCCCCGCGTCGTCGGTGCGTACTCGTATGTCGGCGGCGTCACTGTCGGCCATGACCTGGACCAGCGTCATGCTGATTCCAAAGCGTTTGTGTGAGAGTCGATTTCGCGACGGCCCGTCAGCGTCGCCAACTCGCAGAGGGCCTCCAGACACTCGGCGCGATCACGGGCTTGCGCGAGGTCGGCGCCCCAGGCGGTGATGCCGTGGCCGGCGATTAACAACACCGGCGCTGCGTCCGGATGGCCGGCCAGGTATTGCTGGACCTCGGCACCGATGCGGGCCGCGTCGGCGTGATTGATGAAGACC from Mycobacterium shigaense includes these protein-coding regions:
- a CDS encoding family 2A encapsulin nanocompartment cargo protein cysteine desulfurase codes for the protein MSTSEYRSVDAESDLPLNAAEIAALASQLYAASIRPGPDSPPQTAPVAPRGGVPDATAATSAGQTAVGSADLYSAPVPLLGVTDIYVPAPTSPEPEPPPHAVPVAPRGSVPDTTSGPSAAEAAAGIGDPYLPPGIADLSAFAVPTQGIVSTTPGVLAGASSPAKPTAPAAPRGSAPYSGLGWSPEAPPVVDLNWSDAPPAGPEALNGLAGEDYTYHFLTASDPVPQLTDDHEVFDVNAVREDFPILKETINGKPLIWFDNAATTQKPQSVIDRISYFYAHENSNIHRAAHELAARATDAYEEARETVRRFIGAEKAEQNIFVRGTTEAINLVAYAWGGKHLGPGDEIVITHLEHHANIVPWQLLSQRTGAVLKVAPVDEAGNLLLSEFEDLLGPKTKLVAATQVSNALGTVTPVEKIVQLGHRYGARVLIDGAQSIPHLPIDVAELGVDFFVFSGHKIYGPTGIGVLYGSEEALAETPPWQGGGNMIADVTLERSLYQGLPNKFEAGTGNIADAVGLGEALRYVERVGIERIAAYEHALLDYATPRLADIPGVRLVGTADEKASVLSFVLAGHEPLEVGKALNAEGIAVRAGHHCAQPILRRYGLEATVRPSFAFYNTFDEIDVFLRAVRRIAEGGANVG
- a CDS encoding family 2A encapsulin nanocompartment shell protein, with the protein product MTSAQNESQALGDLGARQLANATKTVPQLSTITPRWLLHLLSFVPVEAGIYRVNRVVNPEQVAVTAQEGAARDTPLSETFVDYETSPREYTLRNISTLLDVSTRVSDLYSSPHDQVTQQLRLTIETIKERQEFELINSPEYGLLAQVTPEQTIQTLGGAPTPDDLDALITRVWKTPSFFLTHPQGIAAFGREATYRGVPPVVVSLFGAQFITWRGIPLIPSDKVPLEDGKTKIILVRTGEERQGVVGLFQPGLVGEQAPGLSVRFTGINQQAIARYLVTLYTSLAVLTDDALAVLDDVAVDQFHEYK
- a CDS encoding TQXA domain-containing protein, giving the protein MTVLSVSNRALVPVTTRRRVEARPATDLPTMTRYRGGTYSHTIDKIVFADGSTARTDLIRLHPNVDAYSLDFGGIAPHIPSRYRPGTWSALPHLRDRDYEVEVDWILRHSFPLVTTAELSQRLREAGYPLGPANISDHEAIAATQAAIWYLTNGLALDTQPLNVPVAEHRSAGGVITFEFDGEPQLGGYAVWTASDSPTTLRLQKSADGVDWRDVSGSQLTTVAARGRYQRSLGVGSTLSASSHGHHGRGYRHYRLIAEAEGGTPRIGRVQFWLTGTRQYRNTARVVHLYNYLLAGALEAHVETEDFGLDDSQATAADELVGPFRVHSPLTLEVTDGHALVDADGFAIDGVLEPGVDFYLRPAPSTTSTTVTGRPLHSFSGRVLTGVAPGAPDQFTPVALALPSDIAIHFEIRWNGDCDHC
- the cysK gene encoding cysteine synthase A, which produces MTIAENITQLIGNTPLVRLNRVTDGAGADVVAKLESFNPANSVKDRLGVALIDAAEDAGLIRPDTIILEPTSGNTGIALAVVAAARGYKLVLTMPETMSVERRKLLRALGAELILTPGAEGMPGAIAKAEELAKTDQRYFVPQQFENPANPAIHRRTTAEEVWRDTDGKIDFFVAGVGTGGTITGVAQVIKERKPSVRFVAVEPAASPVLSGGEKGPHPIQGIGAGFVPPVLDLDLVDEIIPVGNEDAINYSRRLAREEGLLAGISSGAAVVAALQVARRPENAGKLIVVVLPDFGERYLSTPLFADVAD
- the cysE gene encoding serine O-acetyltransferase, translating into MLAAIRQDIQAVKDSDPARPSTLQVIVAYPGVHAIWGHRISHWLWSRGAKVAARGLAELTRILTGVEIHPGATLGTGLFIDHATGVVIGETAEVGDDVTIFHGVTLGGTSSDPGKRHPTIGDRVIIGAGAKILGPIKIGDDSRIGANSVVVKEVPSGAVVVGVPGQIISRAKPGSPDDSLMPDLVGVSLQQLLTRVATLEAQSTNHQQSGRNIRPPEAGVWHGEDFSI
- a CDS encoding ANTAR domain-containing protein, with protein sequence MTETLASQPHLSPGRKPDIRALDTAIGILVGWRRYSAHAAFRELISVSERHRVPVFALAGALVSLASREDDVQGDIAAQLAAEREWGLTYLL
- the mtnC gene encoding acireductone synthase, which translates into the protein MIAAVVIDIEGTTSPTSSVRDGLYGYTRQHLPRWLAENRGGAADSVISDTRKLAKRPDADAAEVTEILCEWLTSDVKAEPLKLAQGLVCAEGFRNGALQGEFFDDVRPALLSWHMAGRGLHVFSSGSVRNQQDWFAHARGGELASVISGWFDLALVGAKRESASYLRIAHAIGLPAKDILFLSDDPDELDAAVAAGWSVLGVARAGEPNSPRPPHRWIDSFAQVELHSR
- a CDS encoding 1,2-dihydroxy-3-keto-5-methylthiopentene dioxygenase, with product MTLVQVMADSDAADIRVRTDDAGLIAVELAKRGIVFDRWPTLPGVGAQTSTAEIMAHYRDHVAELNLTGRYQHIDIARLQPAPGDPEWLDTARAAREKFRSEHRHAEDEVRFFVAGRGCFYLHLEPEVVAVLCNGGDLLSVPAGTRHWFDMGARPDFVAIRFFEEQDGWIGDFTGDPIGEHFPTLDQLTA